One part of the Candidatus Kryptobacter tengchongensis genome encodes these proteins:
- a CDS encoding Caspase domain-containing protein, with product MNDIFKISEYILFIILLLMNNAISQIPASLKLILSQKIHTSPVFSVAVYNDSVLFSTSLKNEIKTYFPQTEATREISSFDISPAETGYNQFAPSVLIIKNNLLVTWHKKIDIYNPKNLSKIYSETSDLPFIFSQTIIKQESGKTIKYYHENDFKNSNISSSKIIVGSAIGNRISAIIQHGMNKIYFLNSQTGSFITSIDLPDKLNYTHIAKICLTRNDKYLVIGAYNSKIYLLELEKILVHSSDFQPVVFDARVVSPFSFTLTENLSTLVFLDKNQTINFVYLNTLIPYKRIFKINKPEKTEFFSCLALSPDSRFLLLGDYLGFLHLFKLDYGKPQILITHETSTLSGNDISIQIAQDEFYLNGYILSDIPISNVKIGETPATFKPLSDTLTPDGKLIYTFSYPLQLKQIESKEQKNIITISAQDIDGNSAILNLKIHRLVSSPEIIALTEPLPESIQKNILELETDSDTISITGYICADAPVQDAYLNDLKIKIERISEPIFKVKRNYIYRFNERIKTTKDQVTTIEIKTSDIFGNSSSKSMEIKLKTPKILPQITVSKASVLTEETEQEDEYLLYAEIEGNVKSSNRISKILVYDSIEIKFYQRPIKGNLYIADFSFFINYDELLENASSKYVKLTAIDQDGNFNSTMIYFPSSLEYILSEKFTKVTCPTVNGLFLGISYYNIKALNYPTSSNDAQAIKSAISKFSNTNPDNLITLINEQASRTEILNSISQIISNSNEGDVIILFFSGYIISKGENLYLFTTSSSPDKLDETAVNIKNILDVVTYSQDKNFILMFDINPATEKIDKFFGPSFPVTYKNTVAKLSDLVKNIPNSIIISSVSEGQKSLFGKNFANHSLFSYSVLQALSGVADNDANGIIYLDEFLNFVYDNVKNLSNSKQICKIQYKTNMNIPLFSMRKISGR from the coding sequence ATGAATGACATTTTCAAAATATCAGAGTATATACTTTTTATAATTTTACTCCTGATGAATAACGCGATTTCACAGATACCCGCATCGCTTAAACTGATCCTCTCTCAAAAGATCCATACTTCACCTGTCTTCTCAGTGGCGGTCTATAATGATTCAGTTCTCTTTTCTACCTCATTAAAAAATGAAATTAAAACATATTTCCCGCAAACGGAAGCAACTCGTGAAATATCCTCATTTGACATCTCACCTGCAGAAACAGGATATAACCAGTTTGCCCCTTCTGTATTAATAATTAAAAACAATCTCTTGGTGACATGGCATAAAAAAATTGATATCTACAATCCAAAAAATCTCTCTAAAATCTACTCCGAAACTTCAGATCTACCTTTTATCTTTTCCCAGACCATCATTAAACAGGAATCAGGTAAAACAATTAAATACTACCATGAAAACGACTTTAAAAATTCAAATATCTCTTCATCAAAAATCATTGTAGGCTCAGCCATAGGGAACAGGATAAGCGCAATCATACAGCACGGAATGAACAAAATATACTTTTTAAATTCACAAACGGGATCGTTTATCACCTCAATTGATCTACCTGACAAACTTAATTATACACATATTGCAAAAATTTGCCTTACGAGAAATGACAAATATCTTGTGATCGGTGCCTATAACAGTAAAATTTACCTTCTTGAACTTGAAAAAATTTTGGTGCACTCGTCAGATTTTCAACCAGTTGTCTTTGATGCAAGAGTGGTATCCCCATTCTCCTTTACACTCACCGAAAACCTCTCCACGCTTGTCTTTTTAGATAAAAATCAAACTATAAACTTCGTTTATCTAAATACACTAATTCCATACAAACGAATCTTTAAAATTAATAAACCCGAGAAAACCGAATTTTTCTCCTGCCTTGCCCTAAGCCCCGATTCACGCTTCCTCCTTTTGGGCGATTACCTTGGATTCCTGCACCTTTTTAAGCTTGATTACGGTAAACCCCAAATTTTAATAACCCATGAAACAAGTACCCTCTCGGGTAACGATATTTCAATCCAGATCGCACAGGACGAATTTTACCTCAATGGTTATATTTTATCAGATATCCCGATCTCAAATGTTAAAATTGGTGAAACACCAGCAACATTTAAACCCCTTTCCGATACCCTGACCCCTGATGGTAAACTTATTTACACATTTTCTTATCCCCTCCAGCTTAAACAAATTGAATCTAAAGAGCAAAAAAATATTATTACGATCTCCGCCCAGGACATAGACGGAAACTCAGCGATTCTGAACTTAAAAATCCACCGCCTTGTGTCATCACCCGAAATAATTGCCCTTACAGAACCATTGCCAGAGTCAATTCAAAAAAATATACTTGAATTAGAAACTGACTCAGACACCATATCAATAACCGGCTATATTTGCGCCGATGCCCCCGTGCAAGACGCCTACCTGAATGACCTCAAGATCAAAATTGAAAGAATAAGTGAACCAATTTTCAAAGTTAAAAGAAATTATATTTACAGATTTAATGAGAGAATAAAAACCACCAAAGATCAGGTTACAACAATTGAGATTAAAACATCCGATATCTTCGGTAACTCATCATCTAAATCAATGGAAATAAAACTAAAAACACCTAAAATTCTACCCCAGATCACTGTATCTAAAGCTTCAGTTCTTACAGAAGAAACTGAACAGGAAGATGAATACTTGCTTTATGCCGAAATTGAAGGAAATGTGAAATCTTCCAACCGCATCTCAAAAATTTTAGTATATGATTCAATCGAAATTAAGTTCTACCAGAGACCCATCAAGGGAAATCTATATATCGCTGACTTCTCTTTTTTTATCAACTACGATGAATTGCTCGAAAATGCCTCATCAAAATATGTCAAACTAACAGCAATTGATCAAGACGGGAACTTTAACTCCACAATGATTTATTTCCCATCATCTCTTGAATATATCCTATCTGAAAAGTTTACCAAAGTTACATGCCCAACTGTCAACGGACTCTTTCTCGGCATATCATACTACAATATTAAAGCATTAAATTATCCAACGTCATCCAACGATGCTCAGGCAATTAAATCTGCTATATCCAAATTTTCAAATACTAACCCGGATAACCTTATAACTTTGATAAATGAACAAGCCAGCAGAACCGAAATTCTAAATTCCATCAGCCAGATAATATCTAATTCAAATGAAGGCGATGTCATTATTTTGTTCTTCTCAGGTTATATCATTTCAAAAGGTGAAAACTTATATCTTTTCACAACCTCATCATCCCCGGATAAACTTGATGAAACCGCAGTTAATATAAAAAATATCCTGGATGTCGTAACTTACTCTCAGGATAAAAATTTTATTCTTATGTTTGATATAAATCCCGCTACTGAAAAAATTGACAAATTTTTCGGACCCTCTTTCCCTGTAACATATAAAAATACCGTTGCTAAACTAAGTGATCTTGTTAAAAATATCCCGAATTCCATCATTATATCCAGCGTATCAGAAGGACAGAAATCATTGTTTGGGAAAAATTTTGCTAACCATAGCCTTTTTTCCTACTCCGTCCTACAGGCCCTGAGCGGTGTAGCTGACAATGACGCAAACGGTATAATTTATCTTGATGAATTTTTAAACTTCGTTTATGATAACGTTAAGAACCTGTCAAATAGCAAACAGATATGCAAAATTCAATATAAAACCAACATGAATATCCCGTTATTCTCAATGCGAAAAATTTCAGGGAGGTAA